gagaggcagagacacaggcagagggagaagcaggctccattcaaggaacccgaagagggactcgatcctgggactccaggatcacgccctgggtagaaggcaggtgccgaaccactgagccacccagggatcccctataggcAGATTCTAATTTATGTCAGAATATGATATCAATTTTTGAATGGAGAACATATAATTGATACAAAGGCCGCAGGGAAAAAAATTCTGcctatatacaaaaaaaaaaattatcatgcaTGAATCTTCAATAGCGTAGGCTTTCAGAATCCTTTAGATCTGCCAATTTGTGATTTTTAGGATGATAAAATACACAATCAGAAAATCTGGATGGGTACAACTACTGGTTAACTACTCAGAAACCAAGTAAGTCTAACTGGTACTTACCCCTCTCCTCATAAAACTACGAAGGGAGCTAATGAGAATGAATCATAGTTTACGAGCGATTGATAATCATaaacattagaaaatacttaatttGTATCTGCCAGAAAGATATAGGCCCATTTCTTTCCCCCTGTATcctggaaaagaaatagaatcagagagatacatatctttttttttttttttttttggtaaattatgAAACACAAGATGCTACCGTATTTCAGAGGTTCTTGGCAAGAACCAAAAAACTAGCAACAAGTGAAGGAAATGCTATAGTGTCTTGATCATAATGTAGTGTAGCCCGGAACTAATGTGATCAGAAGGGCTGGCATTCAGTGAACGCTCGCCCTGTAAGGTGTGGCCTGGCAAGGATGGTTCGTGCATCATCACTTCATCCTCAGCGTGCAAGGGAGACTCGCTATACTTGGAGGCAGATGGACAGAGCTGCGGCGGGGCGGACGCAGGGCAGACAGGACCCTGGCAGGTCTCACGTTCATGCCACAGGATTTTAGGAGGCGATTTGACATTTCCTCCCTCTTTCACAGACGCTGCAGGTATACATTTTCTCTTCGCAGGAGTTTTGAGGTGTATCCGGTGATGCACCTGTGATCCCATGGACGTGATGCTCCTTATCTTTAGGTTCACGGATCAGTGTATGTGGATCATGTCTTCAACAAGAGTGCCCAGttcttccttaaaaacaaaaactaggggCGCCAGGGGGATGGGCTCAATAGGGCGCCTAGGTTACCAAAGATTcatgcatgataaatgttttttatatatataggcaGAATTTTTTTCCCTGCAGCCTTTTGTATCCTTTATATGTTCTCCATTCAAAAACTGATAATCATATTTTGACATAAATTTGAATCTGCCTATAGCCATATATGCTAAGCCATAAAATATGATGATACCAGACTGCCTCCCATCAGTTACTACCTGTGCGAACTTGCCCTATGTACTTAGCTTTTGTAAATCTTGAgcacctgcctgcggcccagggcgtgaccccggggtcctgggatggagtcccacatcgggctccctgcacgggctccctgcgcctctgcctctctctgtgtatctcatgaataaatacatgaaatcttttttaaaaaaaaaagggcacgggggggggggggggggctcagcggtggagcacctgcctgcggcccagggcgcgaccccaGGTCCTGGGTTAGTCCCACTTCCggtccccgcaggaagcctgcttctccctcccgcctgtgcctctgcctctctgcctgtctctcatgaataaatacataaaaatctaaaaaaaaaaaaaaagaaaaaagaagaggggcgTCCAGGGATTCAGCGGAGGAgcacctgcctgcggcccagggcgtgaccccgggtcccaggTTAGAGTCCCGCTTCCGGTCCCCGCGGGGAGTCCGGTCCTCGCGGTGAGCCCGCTCCCCCCTCCGCCTGCGCCCCTGCGTCTCGGGAATCTCTGCGGAAGACCTCGGCGACCCAGCAGCCGACCGAGGGCAGTGGAAGGTGCGGGGGGGGGTGCCCGGCTCCGCAGCAGCCGCGCGCTCGGCTGGGGGGTCCCTCACGTGCCCGGGAGCCCGCGGTCCGCCCCGGCCGCTCCGCGCCTTCCCGGCAGCCCGCGCGGGCCTGCGCCGGGCCAGTGCGCAGGAGTGGAagtcggggggcggggctgcggcgctGGCGGCGGAAGAGGCCGGGggcgctggcggcggcggcggcggcgggtcccGGCGGCGGGTCCGAGCGGCGCGAACTCACGGTCCCAGCCCCCGGGAGGCGCCGCGACGCAGCGAAGGCTCGGGCtgcgcggcccccgcgccccgcggacgccccggccccgccgcccgagGAGCCCGGCGGCCGCTGCCGGCGCGGGCGCGGTAAGATGGAGGACGTGTCGCTGGCCGAGCTGGACACCAAGCAGCTGGAGGCGCTCGCCCAGGAGATCTACGTGGACCTCATCGAGGACTCGTGCCTGGGCTTCTGCTTCGAGGTGCACCGGGCCGTCAAGTGCGGCTACTTCTACCTGGAGTTCGCGGACGCGGGCGGCGTGAAGGACTTCGGGCTGCCGCCGGTGGAGGACGCGGGCGCCCGCCGCCTGCCGCTGTGCGCCCTCCCCGCCGAGCCGGGCAGCGGCCCCGAGCAGCCGCTGCAGCGCGCGCCCCCGGACTTCCAGTAGCCGCGGCGCGGGGGCCACGGCAGCCGACACGGCCCCGCGGGCGGGACGCAAGGGCCCACATcgccgggcggggagggggcccccGGGGGACGCGGACAGACGCGGCAGGTGACACGGCCCCGTGCGCGCTGAGCATCCCAGCCTCTCGAGGCCCCGCGTGCAGGACCCAAGGGCCCGGATCGCCGGGCGGAGGTGACCCCCGGGGGCCCTGCGGGAGACGGGGACACGGACAGACACAGCAGGTGACACGGCCCCGCGCGCACTGAGCATCCCAGCCTCTGGAGGTCCCGCATGCAGGACCCAAGGGCCCGGATCGCCGGGCGGAGGTGACCCCCGGGGGCCCCGCGGGAGACGGGGACACGGACAGACACAGCAGGTGACACGGCCCCGCGCGCACTGAGCATCCCAGCCTCTGGAGGCCCCGCATGCAGGACCCAAGGGCCCGGATCGCCGTACGGGGGTGACCCCTGGAGGCCCCAAGGGAGACGGGGACACGGACAGATACAGCAGGTGACACGGCCCCACGCGCTGAGCATCCCAGCCTCGAGGCTCCGCGTGCAGGACGCAAGGGCCCGGATCTTTGTGCGGGGGGGACCCCCTAGAGGCCTCACGGGAGACGGCGGGCAGCCC
The Canis lupus dingo isolate Sandy chromosome 10, ASM325472v2, whole genome shotgun sequence genome window above contains:
- the ATXN7L3B gene encoding ataxin-7-like protein 3B, translated to MEDVSLAELDTKQLEALAQEIYVDLIEDSCLGFCFEVHRAVKCGYFYLEFADAGGVKDFGLPPVEDAGARRLPLCALPAEPGSGPEQPLQRAPPDFQ